The DNA window CTGATCATGATACAAAcaaaagggaaaatattatttagccTTATTGTCAAACAAATCAATAATGTATATGTccgaaataatattaaattaaaactaaaatattataataaaaattatacattgaTTTTAAAGAAATGTTGAATTATGTGAAATTAATCCCCCCAATTACTACTAATTTCTTTGAGTCTCATAACCATGGATCATTCGAACACTAGGGTATCTGGAAGCCATGACCAACCATCTATGAGCTTTGGAACAGTGTATTGTTGAGCCTCTATGTCACCCATGACCCTATAGCTTTTCCAATTTACTCTTTTCCGAGTTGAAGATCCAGGGCCGAAATTTTTATACTCTCTATAACACAAATTGTTCACATCCGAAGATCCGGCGAATTTTAACCAGCCTGCTGGATTGATTTGTTTGTTGAAAAATGACTGAAGAAACGCAACTCGAGCATGATTCCTCCAAGGTCGTCCCAAAAATGTGTTGTTTGAGGGGATTATCAACGAGTATTGAAACGAGAAACCCGTGTTCTCATATGTAAACTCCCTACTTTGAGCAGTTATCACAGCTAAGGCTCGGTTCATTGTCTTTATGGTACATTTTTGAAACACGGCTGCTGCATTTCCAAAAATGAAATCCACAGTCCCTATTATGAAACATTCGCGATATAATTGTCTACCGGAAGCTGCATAAAGGGTATCTTGGTATCCCTCAAAGCTACATCGGTAAAAAACAGAGTGATCCGAAAAGGAAGCCATTGCCACTCCTTGTCCACCCTTCGGACCAGCTGTGTTCCTAAAGGTTATGCCCTGCGCAATGAATCCCGAGCCTTGTACGGCTGAGATTTTGTTAAGGTGTAGATGTTTAGTTTAATGTAGTAAATCTTACAGAGAAaaaccaaatttcaaataatgatattaatacAAGTCGTTAATACTATTCACGACGTATTTACCGTCGGCAAACATTTCTTTTCAGATATTAGCGACGGTAATTTTATCATTAACTACGGATTTGGTCCAGCTTTTTGAAAgcttaaattttgattttgatttaaacCCCTAAATTAGGGACGGTATCCTCGTCACTATACTATAACGACGTTTTCTCCGTCGTTATAGGACCACATATTCGTTAGTCAAAgatttgaacaatttttttaaaatgttatcaataatatatatcaaaatcgAAGGAATAGTTTAGGGAGGTAAtatgaataaatgaaataaaaaaaattaaaatagatgaCGAGGATAGAAGAGTACCGAAAGTTGCAGATCCGATGAGACTAAAACCTTTTGGTTCACTGCGTTCACCAgtaattatagttttttttatgcCGTCTCCAACCATTACGACGTTATTAAGATTCTTAGGGATTAGAATATTCTCATGATACACTCCCGATTTAATAGAAATGACATATTTCATGTCATCCTTCCGTTTCCATCTTCTCAAATTAGTGATAGCCTCTTGTATGGTTTTATAGTTACCAGTTCCGTCCTTGGCCACTACAATATCTACCTTGGAAAATATTGACGTCCTTTTTGTCGACTTCTTTTCGTTTCCAAGAACCAACTTGTTAGGAATATGTTGTCGGATATTGTGATCAACCGCCTGTTCCGACCATTCATGGTTAATGGTAAGTGAATTCCTTATTAGAGCCGTTATGTTGTTTCTCGATAGAGGGGTAATGTGATTGATAATCTGGGAAATTTCTCTTTCACAAATGAGAATATTCGTGGAGGCTGCGCTAAGCCATGATTGTGTATCGGAATCTGTGTGATTGTTGGAGACGTATAGAGTGTTGTTTAGCTGGAGGGTGGCAAGATCGTAGAGATTTGAACAGTCGAACCATGCACCCATTTTTTCAGGTACATTTTCTACACTTTTGCGCACTCTCAAAACCTCGGTTAGGGCTGCCTTCAATGTCACTCTTAGGAAATCGCGTTCCCCGTTTATAACAAATGGACTAAGTCGGCTTTCTTGGCTGAGGTGGTAGAGACATTGCGCTGGATATGGCAATTCGCGACACCAACAAGATAAGTCTTGGCTTGGAGTACAAGATTTTGAGTAAGCTAttgaaatgagagaaaaaaatataaagaaaatggaACTAACAACATTGGTATTGGTAGACATTTGGATTTTAGATGTATTTTTTGCTCTATCAAGTGTGTTACattctaactatatatatactaaCTACACAATGATTATTTTAGGAAGGAGTTTGAAATCTAGCATAATTTAGTAAATGTAAATACAGTCAAACATTGAAATTTtctacatatttttttcaattgaatttatattttgttttgggtCTCTCAtggaaatttaaatttaatagaatTTTATAATAGTAATTTGGAGATATTACTAATTATTCCATGcagttatatatacaatttataaatatttggtCAATGTCGACATCTTTAATATTGTAGCTTGTAGTAAATCTATaatgttcatttatttatttagaatattctTCTGGTCCTTTTTTAGAAAgaatataatattcttttttaaaatataatgtcatttagagttttgattgaattataaaaaaaatattataataaaatatcattgtATTCATTCTCAATAATTACATGTTTTATGCTAATAtaccatttatttaaaaatatatatatatattataattatatattaataaattttaagtattttttttttttaaaaaaaatcttcactTCTAATTCAAAATCAACATTATTCAATATGTTTTCTAAATAAAccaagatttatttaaataactcaaatgctttatatatttcttattaaaaaaatatacaaaagttgttaaaaaaaaataatgctaataaaatagtattggtggtttttttttatggtaattttatagttatatgtttaataaataatattcatatcaCTAGATTAAAGATTGCTTTAGAccttgtttatattattaattcatgACAACtctatgatatttaaaaaaaaggaatctaggcaaaatcaaaattatgaatgtccgttagtataatttttatttaaaaaaaatcattacataTTAATGGGTTACTTTGATTCGCACATAAACATGAATAATTCGtaattacttaataaattacTACAGTAATTTTATGAATAAgttattaatgtatataaattaaaatcaaacatatcttaatatttaacttaatataagttaaaacaaataagaagaatacttttaaaacgattaaacatATCACACTTAATCAGCATTAGCAATTTAAAGAAATTGAGTATTATTAAATACatgaatatttaataataaactgCACACTACACACTACACACTGTAGTCCCAGGATAGATATTTAGTGAGTAATATCGGAGTGAAACATCCACTGTTGACAAGTTTGGACTGAGATTGCGTTTTTGGTTAGTTTGAGTCGATGAGTTTCTATTCCGATCAttttatttgaatcattttGTTCGAAAGAAAAACCAGATATTTAGTGATGGCGTTCAAATTATGTATTTATTCGCCAACACTTGTTATTATGACATGTGTAAAACAAAGGAATTTTTATCTGAAATCAAtctagatatattatttattttattgtataaatgtaataaatagttacataattattatatatatttaaatccatGGTTCATAAGGCACTTTGGTACTTGGAAGCCACAAGCAACCATCTATGAGCTTTTGAAACAGAGTATTGTTGAGCCTCCAAATAACCCATAACCCGATACCCATTCCAATTAACTCTTTTCAAAATAGAATATCCAGGCCCGTTGCTCTTATACTCTCTGTAGCTAAGGCTGGCTATTAGGGTGGGCAAGATGGGTCACTGCACAGGGCTCCAAAATAAAGAAggacaaatttttttttatacagcaccataaaaaataaataaattagattttatgtttctttctacTCGACTCTCTCCCTCTCAAATTTAGGTCCCAAATCTTAGATCGCCCCAAAAATAAACGAGAAGGCCCTGTCTATAGCATAACTTATCGACGTTCGATTCATCGTTGAATTTTAACCAACCAGCTTGGTCGATATATTCTTATTGAAATACGACTTAATAAACGCGGTTCGAGCATATATCTTCCATGACCTTCCCAAAAACGTGTTGTTAGATGGAATTGATAGAATGTTTATCATTATCCTAATCATTAATATAGACTATAATTATAACGCAGCGGAAGTGTACCTGAAGATGATCTCATTGTAGATCCGGATTGATCTGTTCTTGAAAGGAACGACTAGGTCTTTCAAGACTAAGTATTATCCGTTCTCCTCTGATATTGACGGGAAATCAAAGGACAAGAAAATGTAggagagttgagagagagaaggCGTGAGAATTATTCTTTGAATCTCCCTCTCctgtttcttaaataatacttgTCTCATGGACCTAAACAAAGTTGAAGcccatatattatttataaatttgtaaatataggAATTGAATTTTAGTTTAGTATCAGTTATtgtgaaattgaaattagaattataatgtAAATTCTAATATCTAAACATATCTCTTGGAGTTTTTTAATCCACCTTATGATAGATCTTTGATATTTTCACTGGACGATGACATTAGTGGATAAGGACTAAACAAAAGGTATCCAAAGAATTGATCGGGCAAAAAAGGATTTTCTATGGAAACTCCGTTTTCAATCTCAGTGGTCATACACATGACATGCCAATTGGCT is part of the Impatiens glandulifera chromosome 1, dImpGla2.1, whole genome shotgun sequence genome and encodes:
- the LOC124926760 gene encoding pectinesterase-like — protein: MKYKARFVVKAFGQKHSIDFEEIFLPMIKIASIRTLLGLVTSLDLEIEQLDIKTTFLHAYSKSCTPSQDLSCWCRELPYPAQCLYHLSQESRLSPFVINGERDFLRVTLKAALTEVLRVRKSVENVPEKMGAWFDCSNLYDLATLQLNNTLYVSNNHTDSDTQSWLSAASTNILICEREISQIINHITPLSRNNITALIRNSLTINHEWSEQAVDHNIRQHIPNKLVLGNEKKSTKRTSIFSKVDIVVAKDGTGNYKTIQEAITNLRRWKRKDDMKYVISIKSGVYHENILIPKNLNNVVMVGDGIKKTIITGERSEPKGFSLIGSATFAVQGSGFIAQGITFRNTAGPKGGQGVAMASFSDHSVFYRCSFEGYQDTLYAASGRQLYRECFIIGTVDFIFGNAAAVFQKCTIKTMNRALAVITAQSREFTYENTGFSFQYSLIIPSNNTFLGRPWRNHARVAFLQSFFNKQINPAGWLKFAGSSDVNNLCYREYKNFGPGSSTRKRVNWKSYRVMGDIEAQQYTVPKLIDGWSWLPDTLVFE